The nucleotide window gattgagctgaagtctgtCCGACCCATCCAGACCCAAAGAGTTTCCACACACTGGTCATTACATTGACAGCTTCACCCGTGCAGCTCAGAGTTGAGATATAGAGCTGGAtatcaccagcatactgatggtatTGAACCTCaaaccagtggatgacctcacccagtggtttcatgtagatgttaatcaggagagaggagagaatcgagccctgaggcactccacatGTGCAGGGCCATGGACACAGTCTCTCCCCCAGTCAACACCAAATGGAATGAACCACTGAGGAAGGATATGAACCACTGGAGCatagtgcctcccactcctaaccccTGCAACCGGTCCAGAAGAATACTGTGGTTGATAGTATTGAAAGCAGCTGAGAGATCAAAGAGCACTAGAATGGATGCAGCACCCCCATCCGAGCTCTGCAAAAgatcatcaacaagcatgaccaatgctctctccttactgtactgtactgttggTCTATTTGCAACTGAGAGTTGGGGAGATAATCCTTAAAAAGCCATTTATTGTGGATGAAACCAACAATAAATGATTTATAGTAGGTTAATATAACATGCATTTGCTATCATGTGTTTTCTAAATTCACAAAAACTTAATTTCATGTACTTTCACACATGGTAACATTAGTTAAAAGCTAACACTGTTGAATCAATACGTTTTTGTCTCTGTTATTAGTGTTACCTTTTTGAGCATTCATGTGATAATCATGCTGTTTTTCCTAACAGGTTCGGTTGATTGATGCAGGATTTGTATGGACTGAACCACACTCCAAAAGACTTAAAGTAAAGCTGACTATACAAAAAGAGGCAAGTAAACGTAAAATAATTTTTGCAAATGATACAGTTAGtgaagaaatacagaaatgcCTTACCAGAAACCTAAATTATATTAGCTAGCGGAATTTGAGGATGTTTGTTCATGACTTCTTAAGTTTCTAATAATGATATAGCTGTACTTGATATATTTTCTTGGGGTATGTAATGTATCCCATAACCTTTGTGGTTGGACTATTATAATGCTGCCTACTTCGGGCTGACCTTAAACATGACTCAGAAGTGCAATTGGTTCTGGATGCAGCAGCCCAGCTGCTGATTTGGGGAGCTGTGTTCAATACTGTGATGCATAAGTTGAAGTTGCTGCACTGGTTACTGATAAGCTTCCAagcccaattcaagatgctgcttTTAACCTTTAATGTCGAATATGGTTTAGCCTGCATATACTTGTAGGATTGTCTCTCCTGACCAGAACTGGCCCACTCTGTGCATTCATTCTCAGAGAGGCTTCTCAGGATCCCCATTTCACATAGGAGcccagaaatgtttctttttggtagaagGGCCTGTGAGGTAGAGTGAGTCCTCATCTTGCCTGTGTTTCACAAAGCTTTGAAAGCCAGATTGTTCTGATGCAGTGTTTATGTAGATGGTGGACTTAGGTTGCTGTTACAATTCTGTTATGTGTTTTACTATGTGTCTATTTTTGTTACGTAAGCCACCTTGAGTTGCATGAAattgggcagtatataaatgttattctaaataaataaattacaaaaagtcTTATTTCCCAAAAAGCATGTGTAGATTTGGAGtatatgcagtacagtgaaaCGTTAAGGGATCCTCTCTTAATACTAGGTTCAGAATGTAAGTATCTTAAGATTCCTCCAGTATTCACAATTCTACTTCAAAGCACAGTCACAAATtcaaacagaataaataattgttCTCAAGCTGTGCATATGTCACTAAAAGTAGAAAACTTTTATCACagattgcttgattttttttactcatAGTATtctcatctagcccaacccctgcttagtgcaggatcCATTATTGTATCTCTGACAGATTACCATCCAGATTCTTTTGAAGAACTTCAGCAAAGAAAAACTCACTATTTCATGTGGCATGCTGACAATTTATACaaccaggaaattcctcctgatgtctagtcTGAAACTACTTCCTTGTTGATTTAATCCATTGCTTCTGGTCCTGTCCAGTAGGGAATAAATCCACTCTCTCTTCTATATAACAGCCCTTAAAATATTTGACGATTCTTGTCATATTTCCCCTCAGTTGTTTCTTGTGTAGGGTAAATATACCTTTAACTATTCCTTGTAGGGCTTGGTTCATTTGTCTGTGCTTTGTGAAAGCCTTCTTCTAGCAGGAGGAAAATGGATACCATAAATTACATGTCTCAGAAGTTTTGCAGAAGTTAAAAATTagggagaaatttatttattcattgggtGTGTAAAACCACCTAACTGCCAATTGACTCAAGGTGGCAAATCTTACTTGTTCTCCCCTAGGTAATGAATGGGGCAATTCTTCAGCAAGTCTTTGTAGTAGAGTATATTGTTCAATCTCAGATGTGTGAAGACTGCCATCGAGTTGAAGCTAAGGACTTCTGGAAAGCAGTGGTTCAAATTAGACAGAaggtatatatatagagagaggtatatatatgtatgtgtgtatctatAACAGTAAATGCTGAAGACATCATTGATCTGCCAGGATTTTATTTGATACGTAGATAGGCAACTGCTCTTTCTTAcctacatgcacacaaacacaaatattcctgcctgttgttgttgtttttttttactcagtAAGCAACTCTGGGAATCTTTCAAACTAAATATTGGGATAtgaatgctttaaataaacaaattgattCCAGGTTTCTCTTTGTGTTTCACTAAGACACATAAATCTATTCACACTTTTTAAGTGGTTGGGTCAATTGAGCTTGGAGGAATTGGCTTCTGAGGAAACGTGTTTGGGGGCTATATATTTATTCAGGCTTGTACGGTCTACAGAATTTTGGACTTCAAGTGAAATAAAAGCTCTATTAGTCAACTGCATTTTTTATGTCTTTAACACCTTTACAGGAATATAAACATCATTCATATATAAATCTTGTTTTGTTTATAGACACTTCATAAAAAGACTTTCTATTATTTGgagcaattaattttaaaacacaGGCTTCACCAGAACACTCTTCGGATCAAAGAGATTCATGGTAAATAATATGCTTGTACATTCTTTATGTAAAGCTCTTGGTATCTTGGAGTGATCTGAATCAATATCAGTACTGATAGACAGGAGTTACTAGCAGTCAAGAATAAGATGCTTGGTTTTTAAAGAAACTGGATCGCTTGGGAAAGATGGTGCTGAGTGAATACACAGATACTGTTCTTTGAAAAAGTGTTCTCCCTCTTTTGGATTTTCTGAGTTTTGCgtatctttgccactgaatgttatcaAAACTTGTGTGAGTCCTAATGATTTATAAACAGAGCCTGAATGAACAAATAACAGCAAAGTTTgttgcttgcttgatttattttatgAACAAAATCAGCCAGCATGCAATCTGCCAGTACAAAAAAGGAATTGCCCCCTTTGATTGTACCACCAGTTATCATACAGGTACTTATTTATCATGTAGATCTTTCTCTTCATGGGTGTTTATGAAAGCCTTAAGgctattttccttttcattaataaaccatatttaaaacATGCCTTCTCCTTTGTATGACAATGGAAAGTTATCATCCAGATCATCACCAACTACCTATCCCAGAGACATTCATCTTCAAGTGCAGTCTGGTTTACCTGATTGTTTACCGTGCATTGCAGTAATTTATTTTAGCTGTTGTGCATGCTCTGGAAACACGATAGGGTAGCGTTCCTCAAACAAAAAATTATGTACATCTACATATAAAAGTAGGTTgaggctaatttatttatttattaaataaataaccttatttatttattaaataaacttatatgactgcccaaagaatgattttttttttatggtggaATTAAAATTTTCCTAATGCACTTGTGCAAAGAAAGCAACTTATGTGAAATGTGGTCTATTAATGAATATCAAAATAGCCTTGAGGCTTTCGTGAAAATCCGTGAAGATAAAATCTCTGATAAATAAGCGGCAGACTTAATGACTTCAATTTCATATATGTACCTACAGATGGTCTGGATTTCTATTATGCTTCCAAGCAGCATGCCCAGAAAATGGTGGACTTCCTTCAGTGTACTGTACCTTGTAGGTAAGTCTTTGTTCTTTAATCATCCATTGCATAGCTGTTTAAGGCATTGTAGTCCCACTGAAAAAATTAGACAAATCTCAAGTTCTCAATGGAAGTAGAGTGAAACATCAAATCTGGCAATCTCCTGAACCACAGCAGTAAAATGTAATTGGAAAAAAGCTTCTCCTTTCAAATATCAAATATCCTTTTTTCCAAAATGCGATGTATTTGTACATTCATATCATGGAAACAAAATCCAGTGCATGTTTTGCCTTACATCTTTGAAGCTTTTCTGCTTCTGCCCTTTGGAAGGAGGCAAAAGTGGCAATATTCTTTTGCTTATGTTTTGAAAGTTACTATTAGAATGAGATCCCTGCAGTTTTACTTTTTAATGAATATTCAACGGTTGCAGTTGTTCAAGTATTTATGATTGTGGAGATGACAGTTCATATCTTTGGAGGATGTTGATCCTTTAAATGCCCTCTTTCCATGTTCACTAGAAGTGATTCAAAGAATACAGCCAGAGGTTTAGACTTGTAAacattgttaatgttccttctttACTAGCTTATTTTATAGGGTGGGGTGgtagtaatttttaatgtgaaatatgATTCATCCATAACTCTAATCCAAAAAATGACTTGTTTGTTGTATGCTTATAAGGACCTATTCATTATGGCTAGGCTTTGTCTATGACCTAGGCCACCATGACTTGTCCTGCAAACCATGGGACTGAATAACTGAACCAAACCATAGCCTTGATTGCTCTGATCTgagtgttattttttaatttcagaattaaATCATCGCAGCGTTTGATTTCTCATGATATTCACAGCAATACATATAATTACAAAAGCACTTTCTCTGTTGAGATTGTTCCAGTATGCAAGGTATTTGCTGTCTTTGTGGATTAGACATTGAGAAACTACAGGTCCTTCTTGCCTGGAGTGGGATAGTCCTTAGAGATTGTATTTATTCTTGTAAATATTGGATACTGTCCACTCTGAGAGGAAAAGATCCAGGCTGTCAAATGGACTCTAGATACGGGGTCCCTGTAAGAGCACTAATAAATCATTTGTGTTTGTCAGAGATGGCTAATCTGTGGCTCTTCAGAGATTGCTCTTCAGTTTCAATCAGCCCTCATTAGCCAGGATTCAGATGATGGGACCTGCGATCTAACATCAAATCACAGTTTTCTCATCCCTGGCTTACATCTTAATGTCAGTACAAAGTTTGATATGACAACTCATAAGTAAGCACAGCTGAGCTCAATTGAATGTGCTTCCAAATAAATCTATATAGTTTTGACCTGTAGCAGTAActatatgaattttaaaatagtATGTGTGCACGTGCATATTTGATCAAATCAGTATGAAGTGATTAATAAAACAGGTATCATAAATAGATGTTTTGATACTATTTGATCTCCATTCAGCATTCTGTCATGTTTGAGGTCTTTcacttttaatttataaatttaaataattctgCATAATTGTGGAATATCTAACTAGTAAAAGTTACTGGCTGAGTTTGGACATTTAGCTTTTAAACTAATACAGTTACCCCTTATATTCACTAATAGGGGAGGTAATGAAACCAACAACTGCCTTACACTTTATGATATATTAAGTTCAGCTATTTGATCAGCAAAGAAAAACAATCACAAGGTGGTCTTCAACCAAAGGAAGCTGATATTTTTATGAATCATTTAAATTCTTTAGTGTCTAGAAACATATTCAATGTAGTTTTATGACTTTGCCCTTCCAGGACTGGAAAATTTTACTAAAAACAGTATAAGATAGGAAATTGAGAGAAACATATTAtttttggtttctgtttttcATCTGCAGGACAATGTCGTGTGTTTGTCACCAAAACTGGCTCAAAGCCTTGGTAATATGAGCCAGATTTGCATTTGTATCCGGGTAACCAGTGCCATTCACATTATTGATCCAAATACACTGCAGAGTAAGTTTCTGATATTTTCCCTATAAACTGTAATATTGTAATACCATGACTGCATGACTATTAATTTAAATACAGTtctaaagtctttttaaaaatactgaactGTTTTAAGGTTTGAAGCTACAGttgaaatacatatatttttgagGTGAGTATATTGTTCTCATGATTGGACATTCAAGGAAGCTAAATGAATTTtataaaggaaaacactaaagttgaaaacataaaatataattaatgctGAAATTGAtagtaaaataaatcaataaatgaaaagCTGGCAAAATACATATGGACCGGATATTTGCCCTCAGCGGCTGGAGGCCCAGGTTGCCAGCTGTCTGAATTTCCTAGGTATTAGAACTTCCTAGAAGAAAGAATCCCCCCAATTCCTCCCTTAACTGTCTCCACAAGGATCTGTCTATTCCATTCCCCCATTCAGAGTCCCCGAACTACTTCCCCAACATCAGGTTACCAACCAGAACTCCATCTATCTCCTTTGTACCCtgactgataaagattcaggagaccaAAGTGTAAACAGCCAGCTGCAGGCTTCTTCAGCAAGCTAATttgaaaaaacatctcagacaaacccctccctaattcacacaaagataaagtgagggagaggggaagcacattcagtcttgcaagattctgttactatagctattccaataaaagtagttttagccttacatggcattggtttcttgatctggtctaccttacaTAGTTGACAACACTCAGTATCCATCAGATGCCTAGGATAGGTCAGTTTAACTGGTCCTCCACTCCTGCATTTTTAGCCAAACATCTAAAACTGACCAAGCGATTATCTGGCCATGCAACAGAGCCACATATTGTTCCTCAATTTTCAGGTGACCAACTTCACTTGAACATGTACCCTGTTCCATTTGTTGAGGCTACATACTAGTCAAGACATGGCCATTATGGCCATAAAGGAGATAAAATCCTGAGCCACTCCTGGCTGGGCAACTCCAGTTGGACATTGAAATCCCCAAGAATCAGTGAGTGATCACTCCAGTCTAGTTTTGGAAGACACTGTTGGGCGCAGACATCCAAGATCAGCACCATGCTCTCAAAATTAGCAGGCTATTGGATTGAGAATCTGGTCAGTGAGGTGAAATTAGCTGTTCACTTTCCCACTCAACCTCCCTATCCTCCATTGCCAGTCTGCTGTTTCCCGCAACATGGCCCAGTGGGCAAAGATGGAGTGAATTCCTCATTTTATGTCAACCTGATATCCATGATGCCAGATCAGCACTCTTATCCAGGAATATCAGCAACTGATTCATAAACATATGCTCTGGTctcctattttcttcttttgctcttTCAGTTGCAGAAATAGATGGAAACACATATTGGCGCCATCCTTTTAATAGTTTGTTGCATCCAAAGCAGTTGGAAGAATTTATTGTAATGGATATCAGTAAGATCTATGAACAGAAGCAAAGCGCTGGTGCAGGGATGAAATCCAACAAGGTAagaatgtttgtttgcttgtttctctgCTAGAAGCTTGAGCAAATCTTGCTTCCTGGTTAACATAGTTTCACTTCGAAATATGTTGCATAAATGTATGATAGTTCAAATGAAGTCAGAATGATTTATATATCAGCCTGTGATATACTTACTTTGGAAGAGAATTCAGCAGTTGGAGGACTACTACCAAGAAGTTTTCATCCACAGGGTTATGCTCAGGATTATCCCTATAACTTTTTACTTTTTGAAAGCCTTGATCCAAAATTAGTCATACTGTACTTAAAGTAAATCCTTTAAAATGAACAGCACCTTGAAATTAACCATGCATTACCTCCCCCTTTGATTTCAGAGGATTGGATCTATGAATAAGTTCGGATTTTATAATTTAGCATTGTGATTGGAATACTTTTATTTAGGAAAACAACTTGTACTACAGTCTTTGAATTTATAAAAAGatatttctttactttctttagAAGTTAAGTACATATGATACACTGTTTCAATATGATAGGATGAAAATTAATGTGATACAAATAGTCTTAGAAAATAGCTTATGTGGCAAGTTACTGCAAGTTTTTGTCTAAAGTAAGCAAGTTTGCACTGAAGAGCAACATTCTGGATTAAAGTAATACCTACTCTGTGTCAAATAAAACTTTACTTTGtgatgtacaaattaaaaatacattaacattatttttattagtttagTTTGCAGTTCAGTGACAAGCTAAATGAGCCCCATGATTCAGTGTTCCTAATAATATATAATTCACTGCACAGAATGATACTCTCATGATATTGTCTGAAAATCAACATGTGAAAATATTCTTAAAGGTTCACTAAATATAGCTTAGAAATATCAGATTATTTGGATAGAGAGTAAGATGAAATTTGAAAGAATTTGCAAGAGTTTTGCTTCAGTTAATGAACTACTTTTAATGTAtgcattccttttattttgacCTTTTTAAGCATACCCTTGCGGAAGCCTGGGTTCAAAAGACATCAGAGCTGAATACAGACCATCAGTATTTCTGCCGTACTCACTTGGGGCATCTTCTGAATCCTGGGGATCTTGTACTGGGGTTTGTAATATTCTGCATCTTTCCCTGCACATACAGTTTTATGGTTGATAAAGATGATATAATTAAATGGGGGAGGGAAAAGTTGAAAAAATAGTTATTGGGTGGCCAAATTATGGAAGGGTTCCAATCAGTTTTTCCTTCATGCAGCCATGACTGCCCATTAGTAGAAGATGGAAAACCTTACAGTGGCGAATCTTTGCAGTTTTATAACAGATTCCTTATACTAATCCGTGGCCGGATTCCAAAGTCcaaaacatatattaaaatatgtCTCCTGATACTTTATTCTGTGGTTTGGTTCATTAAATATGTTAAACCTTAACTATAGCCCAGGTTAACAAAATACAGTTGGTATGTTCAGTAACATATTGTgccaaacaaatctttaaaaattaacatgATGATAtagtgtatatatactgtactaGATGCTGAGATAATGGTTGGAGTCTCACAATACTTTGAACAAAAAACTACCCAGACCACATTTTATTTTGGGGTAGCACATTCTGCATATCTAACCTGTGAATTTAAAACTGCTAGTTCCATGCATGGATTTGGCCACTTgtcctactgttttttttttttcaattttttcaattTCATATAGAAAGTTACATTAAACCATTGCCCTGTGCCACCCACATCACTTCTTAAGAAACTACAACTTGCATTGCTTTTAAACATTCCTCATATGTGATAGACCATCTGAAATTCATTTTCTCAGCACTAATGCTTTGTGCGCTCCCCAGACCTG belongs to Candoia aspera isolate rCanAsp1 chromosome 6, rCanAsp1.hap2, whole genome shotgun sequence and includes:
- the NMD3 gene encoding 60S ribosomal export protein NMD3, with the protein product MEYMREHTTFHQGNILCCQCGIAIPPNPANMCVACLRTQVDITEGIPKQVTIHFCKQCERYLQPPAAWLQCALESRELLSLCLKKIKASLSKVRLIDAGFVWTEPHSKRLKVKLTIQKEVMNGAILQQVFVVEYIVQSQMCEDCHRVEAKDFWKAVVQIRQKTLHKKTFYYLEQLILKHRLHQNTLRIKEIHDGLDFYYASKQHAQKMVDFLQCTVPCRIKSSQRLISHDIHSNTYNYKSTFSVEIVPVCKDNVVCLSPKLAQSLGNMSQICICIRVTSAIHIIDPNTLQIAEIDGNTYWRHPFNSLLHPKQLEEFIVMDISKIYEQKQSAGAGMKSNKHTLAEAWVQKTSELNTDHQYFCRTHLGHLLNPGDLVLGFDLVNCNLNDEFANKMNPHSVPDVVLIKKSYDRTKRQRRRNWKLKELQRDRDNMDTDDERQYQDFLEDLEEDETIRKNVNIYKNPVIPVESDIDDDSIPQISLTEMLEDLQISQDATGGEGADMLME